In Methanocella paludicola SANAE, the sequence CCTGCCAGAAGCCGAGCGCGCCGCTCAGGAAAACGATCACGAGTATAATGGACGATTCGGCCTTATCCCCAAGGTAAAAAGAGAGAAAAGCAGCGAACAACAATAGAAGAATGATGGGGCTTTTGAACTGGCCGAGGAGGAGCGTCAGCGGATCAGAGCGCTTTTTAGGCCGCAGCCGGTTCAGCCCGTATTTTTTGAGACGGCGCTCTGCCTCTTCGCTGCTCAGGCCCTGCTGGGTAGTCCCCAGAGCTTCTAAAGCCTGGCCTGAAGTTTCGCTCCAGAACGCTTTCTGAATCGTGTACACAATACTCCAGATAAAGAGTATCGCTGGAGGGTATTTAACAATAGCCTTTATTTATCGCTTAAAAAGGACTACAGTGTTGCCTTTCACTTCAATGAGCTCGGACCGTGTCTTCTCCGCCAGCTCCTTAGCCAGCTCTTCACGGGGCATCGCCTCGACGGCGCTCTTCAGCAATTTGACCTTGATGAGCTTATTATCCTTTAGCTGGCGCTTGAGCTCATCGATAAGGGATGGCGTGACGCCGTTCTTGCCTACGTGGGTCGAGGCCTCGATCTTCGCGGCCTGGCCCCTCAACTCTAATATCCTCTTCGTTTCCATTCAATGGAATATTGCCCGGCGCTGCTCATATTAGTTCCGGTGAGAAGCACGACGCCGGCGCCAAAAAGTGAATAAGATTATCTGCCAGAACGTGCATATGGTTGTACATCATGACAGACAAACTCAGGGTCGGCGATTACATGACCGGCAAGGTCATCACGGTATCGCCGGACGACACGGTGATGGATGTCATCAAGCTCACTCGTGAGACCGGCCACGACGGCTTTCCCGTAACAAAAGAGAAAAAGGTCGAAGGGTACATCTCCTCCCTCGACATGCTCCTGTGCGAGTCTGATGAGCTGGTCAAGAACGTGATGAGCAAGAACCTCATCGTGGCCCACCCCAACATGGAGATCAACGAGGTGGCCCGCGTGATATTTCGCCTCGGCGTAAGCAAGCTGCCCGTCGTCGACGATAAGGGCAACCTCGTGGGCATCATCACTAACTCGGACGTCATACGCTCCCAGATCGAGCGGGCCGACCCACAGAAGGTGTGGAAACTCAAGAAGACCCTGGAGACGCTCCACAACGTCAGCATCACCGTGGCCCGCGGCGAAGTCGACATCGACGATCTCGTGCCCACCCAGGGCAAGGTGTTTGCCGATGAGCTGGAAGGCCGCATCTACGAATTAAAGAAAGGGCTCGCCGAGCCTCTTATAGTCATCCACAAGCCCGGCCGCTGGCTGCTGGCCGACGGCCACCACCGTGTCGTGGCCGCCAAGCGCCTGGGCATGCAAAAGGTCGACGCCTATATCCTCGAGATCCCCAAGGACATTCCCCTGGGAATGGAAAAATCATCCCGGGATGCCGGGCTAAAGACCCTGGACGACATCCAGGTGCTGGACTACGCCAAGCACCCGCTCATCGAAATAACGGAAAGGCTTTTGATGAAGGACCGCAAGGGTACTTCGCCCGAAGAGCTGGAGAGGCGGGGCATGGAGAGTGACTGAGCATGGACGTCCTGGATGAAGTATACTCCGTTATAGAGGACCGCAAGGAGAACCCGAAAGAGGGCTCCTACGTGACCTCTTTGTACCGGGACCCGAAGGGCCTGGACAAGGTGCTGGAGAAGATCGGCGAAGAGTCCACCGAGGTCATCATCGCCGCGAAGAACGGCGGGGAAAAGGAAATTATCTACGAGAGCGCGGACCTGATATTCCATCTGATGATTATGCTGGCGGCGAAGGGCATTCCCCTGGATAAGGTCAGGGAAGAATTCGTACGGCGCCGCAAATGAGCTTTTTTTAAAATTTATGGTTCTTGTGCGTTTTTGGGATGATATATCGTTTTGGCTGATGCCTTCGCTCGTTTTTATGTTATGCCGTCGTTGAGTGGCCCAACCACAGGGGCACGGAGAGCGCTGAGTTTCACGGAGTTTTCTTATAAATGGAGGATCGGAGGGCACAGGGGACGGGTTTATAACATTCCCGGGGCACGGAGTTGAAAGAGGCACTGCCGAGGATAAACCGCATTATTGTTTATTGGTCAACCGAGCCTCAATAAACTCTGTGCCCCAGGCAAACTAATAAACCGGCCTCTGAGCTCTCTGAGTCTCAA encodes:
- a CDS encoding YhbY family RNA-binding protein — its product is METKRILELRGQAAKIEASTHVGKNGVTPSLIDELKRQLKDNKLIKVKLLKSAVEAMPREELAKELAEKTRSELIEVKGNTVVLFKR
- a CDS encoding CBS pair associated ParBc domain-containing protein → MTDKLRVGDYMTGKVITVSPDDTVMDVIKLTRETGHDGFPVTKEKKVEGYISSLDMLLCESDELVKNVMSKNLIVAHPNMEINEVARVIFRLGVSKLPVVDDKGNLVGIITNSDVIRSQIERADPQKVWKLKKTLETLHNVSITVARGEVDIDDLVPTQGKVFADELEGRIYELKKGLAEPLIVIHKPGRWLLADGHHRVVAAKRLGMQKVDAYILEIPKDIPLGMEKSSRDAGLKTLDDIQVLDYAKHPLIEITERLLMKDRKGTSPEELERRGMESD
- the hisE gene encoding phosphoribosyl-ATP diphosphatase produces the protein MDVLDEVYSVIEDRKENPKEGSYVTSLYRDPKGLDKVLEKIGEESTEVIIAAKNGGEKEIIYESADLIFHLMIMLAAKGIPLDKVREEFVRRRK